Proteins encoded in a region of the Bombiscardovia apis genome:
- a CDS encoding ATP-dependent Clp protease ATP-binding subunit, whose protein sequence is MFERFTDRARRVIVLAQEEARALQHNYIGTEHLLLGLIREGDGVAAKALAAKGVELDATRKQVEEMIGKGNAAPTGHIPFTPHAKQVLELSLREALQLGHSYIGTEHILLGLIREGEGVGTQVLIKMGVDLGELRTATIDMIRGNHEGSEDGKGDLANAGGVQSKQSQTGSAILDQFGRNLTKEAAEGKLDPVIGRSKEIERVMVVLSRRTKNNPVLIGEPGVGKTAVVEGLAEKIHAGDVPETLKDKQVYSLDLGSMVAGSRYRGDFEERLKKVLKEIKTRGDVILFIDEIHTIVGAGSADGALGASDMLKPLLARGELQTIGATTTDEYRKYIEKDAALERRFQPIQVPEPTIAETIEILKGLKERYENHHHVTITNGALQSAAELSDRYIQDRNLPDKAIDLVDEAGAQLRIKRLTAPPELKELDGKISKVNDQKEAAIKDQDFEKAAELRDSQEKMEAERKEKEKAWHEGESDVKMVVDEDVIAQVVSSTTGIPVFKLTQAESKKLLSMEGELHKRIIGQDEAVSALSRSIRRTRVGLKDPKRPAGSFIFAGPTGVGKTELAKALAQFLFDDDDALIRVDMSEFSEKYAASRLFGAPPGYVGYEEGGELTEKVRRKPFSVVLFDEIEKAHPDIFNTLLQVLDDGHLTDGQGRTVDFKNTIIILTTNLGTRDIAKAANTGFNLSNNTETSYQRMKDQVTSELKQQFRPEFLNRLDDIIVFQQLTEPQVRQIVDLDVADLNDRLFERHMSLDLTDKAKDLLAQKGFDPLLGARPLRRVIQRDIEDAVSEKILMGDLEDNQSIEVDAEGEGILGEFTFTSKPYDGPKHAAEPEAKEPELVGAAVATPDADLAANQAEAERVAGEEAQPSEDSPAGE, encoded by the coding sequence ATGTTTGAGCGGTTTACTGACCGTGCGCGGCGCGTTATCGTGCTGGCGCAGGAAGAGGCCCGAGCCCTTCAGCACAACTATATCGGTACCGAGCATCTCCTGCTTGGCCTGATTCGTGAAGGTGATGGGGTAGCGGCTAAGGCTCTTGCAGCCAAGGGTGTCGAACTCGATGCCACGCGCAAGCAGGTTGAGGAGATGATTGGTAAGGGTAATGCAGCTCCAACGGGGCACATTCCCTTCACTCCTCATGCCAAGCAGGTGCTTGAGCTTTCCTTACGTGAGGCCTTGCAGCTGGGGCACTCGTATATTGGCACTGAGCACATTCTCTTAGGTCTCATTCGTGAGGGCGAGGGCGTGGGCACGCAGGTGCTCATTAAGATGGGTGTGGATTTGGGTGAACTCAGGACTGCCACTATCGATATGATTCGCGGCAATCACGAGGGTTCAGAAGATGGCAAAGGTGATTTAGCCAATGCGGGCGGCGTACAGAGCAAGCAGAGTCAGACCGGTTCCGCTATTCTCGACCAGTTCGGCCGCAATCTTACGAAGGAAGCTGCCGAAGGTAAGCTCGACCCTGTTATCGGGCGTTCTAAAGAGATCGAGCGAGTTATGGTAGTGCTTTCAAGGCGCACCAAGAACAACCCCGTTCTCATCGGCGAGCCTGGCGTTGGCAAGACTGCCGTCGTCGAAGGCTTGGCTGAAAAGATTCATGCGGGAGATGTGCCTGAGACCCTGAAAGACAAGCAGGTCTATTCGCTCGACTTGGGTTCTATGGTAGCTGGTTCTCGCTACCGCGGCGATTTCGAGGAGCGCTTGAAGAAGGTCTTGAAGGAGATTAAGACCCGCGGCGATGTCATCCTCTTTATAGACGAGATTCACACGATTGTGGGTGCCGGTTCTGCCGACGGTGCTCTGGGTGCTTCCGACATGCTCAAGCCACTCTTGGCCCGCGGTGAGCTGCAGACCATTGGTGCTACCACGACCGACGAGTACCGCAAGTACATCGAGAAGGATGCAGCCCTTGAACGGCGCTTCCAGCCCATTCAAGTGCCGGAGCCGACCATTGCGGAGACTATCGAAATCTTGAAGGGCTTGAAAGAGCGCTACGAGAACCACCATCATGTGACTATCACCAATGGGGCTCTCCAGTCTGCTGCTGAGCTTTCTGACCGTTACATTCAGGATCGTAACCTCCCAGACAAGGCTATCGACTTGGTCGACGAAGCTGGTGCTCAGTTACGCATTAAGCGACTGACTGCGCCTCCTGAGCTCAAAGAACTGGATGGCAAGATTTCCAAGGTCAACGACCAGAAGGAAGCTGCCATCAAGGATCAAGACTTTGAAAAGGCCGCCGAGCTTCGCGACAGTCAGGAGAAGATGGAGGCTGAGCGCAAGGAGAAAGAAAAGGCTTGGCACGAGGGCGAATCCGATGTCAAGATGGTAGTGGATGAAGATGTTATCGCTCAGGTAGTCTCTTCTACAACCGGCATTCCAGTCTTCAAGCTGACTCAGGCTGAGTCTAAGAAGCTTTTGAGTATGGAAGGCGAACTCCACAAGCGCATTATTGGCCAGGATGAGGCTGTTTCTGCCCTGTCTCGCTCGATCCGTCGTACTCGCGTGGGGCTCAAAGACCCCAAGCGTCCGGCTGGCTCCTTCATCTTTGCTGGTCCCACAGGCGTGGGTAAGACTGAGCTTGCGAAGGCTTTGGCGCAGTTCCTCTTCGACGATGACGATGCGCTCATTCGTGTAGACATGTCTGAGTTCTCCGAGAAGTACGCAGCTTCCAGGCTCTTCGGTGCGCCTCCGGGCTATGTGGGCTACGAAGAGGGTGGCGAGCTTACCGAGAAGGTACGTCGCAAGCCCTTCTCTGTTGTGCTCTTCGACGAAATTGAGAAGGCTCACCCCGACATCTTCAACACCCTCTTGCAGGTTCTAGACGATGGCCACTTGACTGACGGTCAGGGCCGTACGGTGGACTTCAAGAACACGATTATCATCTTGACCACTAACTTGGGTACCCGCGACATTGCTAAGGCCGCCAACACTGGCTTCAACCTGAGTAACAACACGGAAACCTCCTACCAGCGTATGAAGGATCAGGTCACGAGCGAGCTCAAGCAGCAGTTCAGGCCCGAGTTCCTCAACCGCTTGGACGACATTATCGTCTTCCAGCAGTTGACCGAGCCTCAGGTGCGCCAGATTGTGGACTTGGATGTGGCCGATCTCAATGACCGCCTGTTCGAGCGTCACATGTCTCTTGACCTTACCGATAAGGCCAAGGATTTGCTGGCTCAGAAGGGCTTCGACCCGCTGCTGGGTGCCCGCCCCTTGCGACGCGTGATTCAGCGCGACATCGAGGATGCAGTTTCGGAGAAGATTTTGATGGGCGATTTGGAAGACAATCAGTCTATCGAGGTTGACGCCGAGGGCGAGGGCATCTTGGGTGAGTTCACCTTTACCAGCAAGCCCTATGACGGCCCCAAGCACGCTGCAGAACCTGAGGCTAAGGAGCCTGAACTGGTCGGCGCTGCGGTGGCTACGCCCGACGCTGACTTGGCTGCTAACCAGGCCGAAGCTGAGCGCGTTGCAGGTGAAGAAGCACAGCCTAGCGAGGATTCTCCAGCGGGCGAGTAA
- a CDS encoding ABC transporter ATP-binding protein → MLQLEHVYKSFGSKQVTRDMNITFERGVYGLLAPNGAGKSTLMKMMTTLLRPDKGSITWDGEDIIGMDEQYRGLLGYLPQDFGYYPNYTPRQFLSYIAALQGLSDKESKERVMHLLSMVGLEDAANKKMKALSGGMVQRVGIAQSLLNDPQLLILDEPTAGLDPKERVRFRNIIHALAADRTVILSTHIVSDIETIASQVVMVKDGSLYQQDSPAGLCAQYQGHIYEVPMDMPMSEGQRVLDEVQEGAQTLQRIYCQEPLSGFEPVQANLEDVFLMVYGG, encoded by the coding sequence ATGTTACAACTCGAACACGTCTATAAGAGCTTCGGCTCCAAGCAAGTCACCCGCGATATGAATATTACTTTTGAGCGCGGCGTGTACGGGCTCCTGGCTCCCAACGGTGCAGGCAAGTCCACGCTGATGAAAATGATGACCACGCTTTTGCGCCCCGACAAGGGCAGCATTACTTGGGATGGCGAAGATATCATCGGCATGGATGAGCAATACCGCGGCCTCTTGGGCTACCTGCCCCAAGATTTCGGCTATTATCCCAATTATACGCCCCGCCAGTTCTTGAGCTATATCGCCGCCTTGCAAGGGCTGAGCGACAAGGAGAGCAAAGAGCGGGTTATGCACCTGTTATCGATGGTGGGATTGGAAGATGCTGCGAATAAGAAGATGAAGGCACTTTCGGGCGGTATGGTCCAGCGCGTGGGCATTGCCCAGAGTCTGTTGAACGATCCGCAGCTCTTGATTTTAGACGAGCCCACCGCCGGGCTCGACCCCAAGGAGCGCGTGCGTTTTCGCAATATTATTCACGCCCTAGCAGCCGACCGCACCGTTATACTTTCGACCCATATTGTCTCAGATATTGAGACGATTGCCTCGCAAGTGGTCATGGTCAAAGACGGGAGCCTCTACCAGCAAGATAGCCCGGCCGGATTGTGCGCGCAGTATCAGGGCCATATTTACGAGGTGCCGATGGATATGCCCATGAGCGAGGGGCAGCGGGTGCTCGACGAAGTGCAAGAGGGCGCGCAAACCCTCCAGCGCATCTACTGCCAAGAGCCGCTCAGTGGTTTTGAGCCTGTTCAGGCCAACCTCGAAGACGTCTTCCTCATGGTTTACGGAGGCTAA
- a CDS encoding cold-shock protein: protein MPSGKVRWFDANRGFGFITSDDGEDVFLPASALPAGASTLRKGSKVEFSVAAGRKGPQALDVQLVGPAPSIVKATRPEPDDMAAIVEDLIKLLDSAGGHLRRHRYPSDSDASKLATLLRAVADDFDVQ, encoded by the coding sequence ATGCCTAGCGGAAAAGTGCGTTGGTTCGATGCGAATCGTGGCTTCGGTTTCATCACCAGTGATGATGGGGAGGATGTGTTCCTGCCTGCATCTGCGCTGCCTGCTGGAGCCTCGACCCTGCGCAAGGGTAGCAAGGTTGAGTTTTCAGTTGCAGCCGGGCGTAAGGGGCCTCAAGCTTTAGATGTGCAACTCGTGGGCCCAGCGCCTTCCATTGTGAAAGCTACGCGGCCTGAACCCGATGATATGGCAGCCATCGTTGAAGACCTGATTAAGCTTCTTGACTCGGCGGGAGGCCACCTGCGTCGGCATCGCTATCCTTCCGATTCGGATGCCAGCAAACTTGCAACGCTACTGAGAGCTGTGGCAGACGACTTTGACGTGCAGTAG
- a CDS encoding DUF3027 domain-containing protein, protein MPQEQLTPEELARQVALSVASEPSEVGEFLGQSPLEGSVSEFRFASKIKGYEGWLWSVTLFHDTQENRWTVDESSLIPGSDSLLPPKWVSWKDRLLPSDLSVTDAMGTESDDSRLEVGYRSPESTDKVLETNVSREDSEASGSSDESPENQDGAIFKLADQSQADEAENNSEADDAWIHTSQDDLESTVEEYALSRRHVLSPLGRAETAKRWYEGQHGPKSLSTRTADGKTCESCGFMIPLQGELGTMFAVCANRWSPDDGRVVSLDHGCGEHSEIEPPQLSNLWVQSKPAFDDLHIDVVQQSAREEVPGVELIEQITNESSDPVSQESQPLRTRRRTRSIRKDR, encoded by the coding sequence ATGCCCCAAGAACAGCTAACACCCGAGGAACTGGCCCGGCAGGTTGCCCTGTCTGTAGCCTCAGAACCCAGCGAAGTGGGCGAGTTCCTAGGTCAGAGTCCGTTGGAAGGCTCGGTCAGTGAGTTCCGCTTTGCCTCTAAAATTAAAGGTTACGAGGGCTGGCTCTGGTCAGTTACGCTCTTCCATGACACGCAAGAGAATCGATGGACGGTCGACGAATCATCGCTCATTCCGGGATCTGATTCGCTCTTGCCACCCAAGTGGGTGTCGTGGAAAGATCGCTTGCTGCCCTCTGATTTGTCCGTCACCGATGCCATGGGCACTGAATCAGACGATTCTCGCTTGGAAGTGGGCTATAGGAGTCCAGAATCGACTGACAAGGTGCTGGAAACGAACGTCAGTCGAGAAGATTCTGAAGCGTCAGGCAGCAGCGATGAATCCCCAGAAAACCAAGACGGGGCTATATTCAAGCTGGCGGACCAAAGTCAAGCAGATGAAGCTGAGAACAACTCGGAAGCCGACGATGCTTGGATTCACACTTCTCAAGATGACCTCGAGTCAACGGTAGAAGAATATGCTCTCAGTCGGCGTCACGTGCTGAGCCCGCTCGGTAGGGCAGAGACAGCCAAGCGCTGGTATGAAGGCCAGCACGGGCCTAAGTCTCTCTCTACCCGTACTGCGGACGGTAAAACATGTGAAAGCTGCGGCTTTATGATTCCTCTCCAAGGCGAGTTGGGCACAATGTTTGCCGTGTGTGCCAACCGCTGGAGTCCAGACGATGGTCGTGTTGTCTCCCTTGACCATGGCTGCGGTGAGCATTCCGAAATTGAACCGCCTCAACTGAGTAACTTGTGGGTGCAGTCCAAGCCCGCTTTCGACGACTTGCATATCGACGTGGTTCAACAGAGTGCCCGAGAAGAGGTACCGGGGGTGGAACTCATAGAACAGATTACGAATGAGAGCAGTGATCCGGTATCGCAAGAGAGTCAACCCCTACGCACACGGCGTAGAACCCGCAGTATCCGAAAAGACCGCTGA
- a CDS encoding RNA polymerase sigma factor, which produces MNKNNLDCSCNYLVGECEYIPVTKTNETRDARWIRHILLWHSDRAADELVSCYYDGLLAYICSQMSDREEAKNLAQESFIAALHSLASYDPRKAAFRTWLYRIATNKIIDYWRRTPVQAISLDAPRHLGESGDVQGWADSLELADLRQVDIAQGEVERDLLRRILQQVAAAAPEAQEVFRLHLYGGYNFAQISAMSGDSESTVKARYYRLLGQLRKDFSDERA; this is translated from the coding sequence GTGAACAAAAATAATTTGGATTGTAGCTGCAACTATTTGGTTGGCGAATGCGAATATATACCTGTGACTAAGACAAACGAGACCCGGGATGCACGGTGGATACGCCATATCCTCCTGTGGCATTCCGATCGCGCAGCAGACGAGCTGGTGAGCTGTTATTACGACGGCCTCCTAGCTTATATCTGCTCCCAAATGTCCGATAGAGAGGAGGCTAAAAACTTGGCGCAAGAAAGCTTCATCGCAGCCCTGCACTCGCTGGCCTCCTACGATCCTCGCAAGGCGGCCTTCCGCACTTGGCTCTACCGGATAGCGACCAACAAGATTATCGACTACTGGCGGCGAACCCCGGTGCAGGCCATCTCACTTGATGCTCCTCGGCATCTAGGCGAGTCAGGCGATGTGCAGGGCTGGGCCGATTCGCTTGAGCTGGCCGACCTTCGGCAGGTAGACATAGCGCAAGGCGAGGTAGAGCGTGATTTACTGCGGCGCATCCTCCAGCAAGTGGCCGCCGCCGCTCCCGAAGCGCAAGAAGTCTTCCGCCTCCACCTCTACGGGGGCTACAACTTCGCACAAATCAGCGCCATGTCTGGCGATTCGGAGAGCACGGTGAAAGCCCGCTACTACCGCTTACTAGGGCAACTGAGAAAGGACTTTAGCGATGAAAGAGCATGA
- a CDS encoding ECF transporter S component, which yields MSMSSHTQNQPQRQNSPSAHLSNSHSTGAANYGRWSTQRIAVYALFVALTMVVSFFSFPIIPGTNFLKYDPSGIVVLVAGFAFGPAAAAIISVLGFLPHLFTDPFGALIAILVALSLSLPAALIYRKVHTRKGALLGIVVGAVAALAMAILCNILITPFYAHMSVQAVMGMIVPILLPFNVLKFTIHGVVTFLVYKPISQLVNR from the coding sequence TTGAGCATGTCTTCGCATACGCAAAATCAGCCGCAGCGGCAGAACTCACCCTCTGCACATTTGAGCAACTCTCATTCAACCGGAGCCGCAAATTACGGCCGCTGGTCCACCCAACGCATCGCAGTCTACGCGCTATTTGTGGCCCTTACTATGGTGGTGAGCTTTTTCTCCTTCCCCATCATCCCGGGAACCAACTTCTTAAAATATGACCCTTCCGGCATCGTGGTCTTAGTCGCCGGTTTTGCTTTCGGCCCCGCTGCGGCAGCCATTATCTCAGTCTTGGGCTTCTTGCCCCACTTATTTACTGACCCCTTTGGCGCGCTTATTGCCATTTTGGTAGCCCTATCATTGAGCCTGCCGGCCGCGCTTATCTACCGTAAAGTTCACACGCGCAAGGGCGCTCTCCTAGGGATTGTGGTGGGCGCTGTAGCTGCTTTGGCCATGGCTATCTTGTGTAATATCCTCATCACGCCCTTTTATGCGCACATGTCAGTGCAGGCGGTAATGGGGATGATTGTGCCGATTCTGCTGCCCTTTAACGTGCTCAAGTTCACCATTCACGGCGTGGTCACCTTCCTCGTATACAAGCCCATCTCCCAGCTGGTCAACCGGTGA
- a CDS encoding HAMP domain-containing sensor histidine kinase, whose translation MSSPQGQPAAALSSDSGQQSQQPAQGSNPFMYQGAQVAQRQRLGVFDTIPLTTKLISCMLVLLIIGTLGISLAIRQMAGTYLQQKTDTQLIRQAKLGIRNATLLSQEDLNQRGLGPTDYFLQVRDSKMRIISQNLTPATVNGVLSVPSLPANGQNADIELGVPFTTSSQVSMPKSSKADRDTQSRAQAPWRVVAMQWSMTSSDGQSSTSGVLFMGLSLSDQMDTIHALTQYCWVVGILIVLLGAVIAALLIQSTLAPLKRIEKTAAKIAAGDLSRRIPTAPVNTEVGSLAASLNLMLSRIERSFHEQEETTRKMKQFVSDASHELRTPLAAIHGYAELYRMQRSYPGALERADESIAHIESSSARMTDLVEDLLSLARLDEGRGINTTLDVDVTTLVNDAVDDLHALDPERAIKRALLSLPVAKKGQELSSSFTFEDASWPLIEMVADPTRLRQVVTNIVGNIHRYTPADTPVQIGLGVVQAPFDPNRLAAMPSTRASLDTFIREAQTKAVPVKKRVGEPGEAPQDFVVMQFVDHGPGAQPEALQRLFERFYTADPSRAREKGGTGLGLAIVQSIVKAHHGLICASETEGNGLTFTVVIPQGHPNQPSAQTGNE comes from the coding sequence ATGAGTTCTCCACAAGGACAGCCAGCTGCGGCACTTAGCAGCGATTCGGGCCAACAGAGTCAACAACCAGCTCAGGGTTCCAATCCCTTTATGTATCAAGGCGCTCAGGTGGCCCAACGCCAAAGGCTGGGTGTTTTTGATACCATTCCACTGACCACTAAACTTATCTCTTGCATGCTGGTTTTGCTGATCATTGGAACGTTGGGCATTTCGTTGGCGATTCGTCAGATGGCAGGAACCTACCTCCAACAAAAAACTGATACGCAACTGATTCGTCAGGCCAAGCTAGGTATCCGTAACGCTACGCTGCTCAGCCAGGAGGACCTCAACCAACGTGGTTTAGGCCCTACTGATTACTTTCTGCAGGTGCGTGATTCTAAAATGCGCATTATCAGTCAGAATTTGACCCCTGCTACTGTCAATGGCGTTTTATCTGTTCCCAGTTTGCCTGCTAACGGGCAGAACGCCGATATTGAACTCGGCGTGCCTTTCACCACCTCGTCGCAGGTGAGTATGCCGAAAAGCTCTAAGGCTGATCGGGATACACAGAGTCGAGCGCAGGCGCCTTGGAGAGTTGTGGCAATGCAGTGGAGTATGACCTCGTCTGATGGGCAGAGCAGCACTTCGGGTGTGTTGTTTATGGGCCTGTCGCTCAGTGATCAGATGGACACTATTCATGCTCTCACTCAGTACTGTTGGGTAGTTGGTATTCTTATCGTTTTGCTTGGTGCAGTAATAGCGGCCCTGCTGATTCAAAGTACCTTGGCGCCCTTAAAACGCATCGAAAAGACTGCAGCCAAGATTGCTGCCGGCGATCTTTCACGGCGTATTCCCACGGCTCCAGTTAACACCGAAGTGGGTTCTTTGGCTGCCTCTTTGAACTTGATGCTTTCGCGCATTGAACGCAGCTTCCATGAGCAAGAAGAGACTACGCGTAAGATGAAGCAGTTCGTCTCTGATGCCAGTCATGAGTTGCGCACGCCTTTGGCTGCAATCCACGGCTATGCTGAGCTTTATCGTATGCAGCGCAGCTATCCTGGTGCGTTGGAGCGCGCTGACGAATCCATTGCCCACATCGAATCGTCAAGTGCTCGTATGACCGATTTAGTAGAAGACTTACTGTCTCTGGCTAGGCTTGACGAGGGTCGGGGCATCAACACCACCCTCGATGTGGATGTGACAACGCTTGTCAATGATGCGGTCGACGACTTGCATGCTCTCGACCCAGAGCGGGCAATCAAACGCGCCCTCTTGAGTCTTCCGGTTGCCAAGAAGGGGCAGGAACTCTCCAGCAGTTTCACCTTTGAAGACGCATCCTGGCCCTTGATTGAGATGGTGGCCGACCCGACCCGCTTGCGCCAGGTAGTGACCAATATAGTTGGCAATATCCATCGCTATACGCCTGCTGACACTCCCGTTCAAATAGGTCTGGGAGTGGTACAGGCACCATTCGATCCCAATCGTTTGGCTGCCATGCCTTCTACTCGGGCTTCCTTAGACACCTTCATTCGGGAGGCGCAAACTAAGGCTGTGCCAGTCAAAAAGCGGGTCGGGGAACCGGGGGAGGCTCCGCAAGACTTTGTGGTGATGCAGTTCGTGGACCATGGTCCAGGAGCTCAGCCAGAGGCACTCCAGCGTTTATTTGAGCGTTTCTATACAGCTGATCCTTCCCGCGCTCGCGAGAAGGGCGGCACGGGTCTGGGGCTAGCGATTGTGCAGTCGATTGTGAAAGCCCACCACGGCTTGATTTGCGCCAGCGAAACGGAAGGCAATGGACTCACGTTCACGGTTGTTATTCCCCAAGGCCATCCCAATCAGCCGAGCGCCCAAACAGGAAATGAGTAG
- a CDS encoding energy-coupling factor transporter ATPase produces the protein MSKQQTPSPLVQSAPGFAPASTFEALAQLEHVSFSYDGGRSWALDDISLSIAPGEQVCILGANGSGKSTLGKILAGSVAPDLGRVELLGKQVFDASLPADAGRVQPEHYRQARHNIGIVLQNPEDQIVTTVARDDVAFGPENLSFPTPRIVQAVDDALAQVGMSQRADHDPTRMSGGQQQRLAVAGNLAMEPQLIIMDEPGAMLDAAGRQDILAIMGRLRRQGKAVVHITHLLDEARQADRLLVLDRGRIVAAGRPEQVLGQRNIAILAAQKEQTAPELDPTADRQLSALEEHQPAVLPREQTLDLPANSPAVVIHNLSFAFPDSQHNTLSQISFEVEPGQTLAIMGRNGSGKSTLSKLLCALLAPTDGSIALAGLPLAGKEASKRGRKRRQIMRLLRQRVGYVMQYPEHQLFADTVAQDVAYGPSNLGLSPAQVSESVDDALELLGITALADRSPFELSGGQQRLVAIAGIVACNPQVLVLDEVTASLDPAASQRITALLRELHRRGVTIVMNTHSDQEALALADQALLLEQGRILASGPVQQVLERYHQLLADSPQEEVTQASQENDLPRSQAAGTKDLAKPTVSRTSPPTSLVNQLDPRAKIVSFLLMMFASFFISTPAQLLAGAAVTAALFTAARAPMKSMLKSVRVFLALILLVVPINLCFTQTGRALARWGPLRVTDQGLWIALLYASRFLLIILMGALLVESTTPTQMTDAFESLLKPLSRWGVHTGEIALVLSLALRFIPTLSQEVHSVVDAQAARGGSIESGRPGQRLRAAIAIAVPVFAGALRHANNLGQALDARSYEGGRGRTHYRRLQLHSRDWAFMGLVAVYLAALIALGIWR, from the coding sequence GTGAGCAAGCAGCAGACTCCCTCCCCCCTAGTTCAATCCGCTCCCGGCTTTGCCCCTGCGAGCACATTCGAGGCCTTGGCTCAACTTGAACACGTGTCATTTTCTTATGACGGCGGGCGCAGCTGGGCTTTGGACGATATTTCGCTCAGCATCGCTCCCGGCGAACAGGTCTGCATCTTGGGTGCCAACGGTTCGGGCAAGTCGACCTTGGGCAAGATTCTAGCGGGCTCGGTAGCCCCTGATTTGGGCCGGGTAGAACTCTTGGGCAAGCAAGTTTTTGACGCTAGCCTGCCTGCGGATGCTGGGCGGGTGCAGCCCGAACACTACCGGCAGGCCCGCCACAATATCGGTATCGTCTTGCAAAATCCCGAAGACCAAATAGTAACGACCGTGGCCCGAGACGATGTGGCTTTCGGGCCCGAAAACTTGAGTTTCCCCACCCCTCGGATTGTGCAAGCGGTCGACGATGCGCTGGCTCAAGTGGGCATGTCGCAACGGGCAGACCACGACCCAACCCGCATGTCTGGCGGCCAACAGCAGCGGCTGGCAGTGGCCGGAAACCTTGCTATGGAGCCCCAGCTCATCATCATGGACGAACCCGGAGCCATGCTCGATGCAGCTGGCAGGCAAGACATTCTAGCGATTATGGGCCGCCTACGCAGGCAAGGCAAAGCAGTAGTTCACATAACCCACTTGCTCGACGAAGCCCGCCAGGCCGACCGCTTGCTCGTGCTCGACCGGGGTCGAATCGTAGCAGCTGGCAGGCCGGAGCAGGTGCTGGGTCAGCGCAATATAGCCATACTTGCAGCCCAGAAGGAGCAAACAGCCCCCGAGCTCGACCCTACTGCTGACCGACAACTCTCAGCTCTTGAAGAGCATCAACCAGCAGTTCTACCCCGCGAGCAAACCCTAGATTTGCCAGCAAATTCCCCCGCTGTAGTGATACACAATCTCTCCTTCGCTTTTCCAGATAGCCAACACAATACGCTCAGCCAGATTTCCTTCGAAGTTGAGCCGGGCCAAACGCTCGCAATTATGGGCCGCAACGGCTCTGGAAAATCTACGCTTTCTAAGCTTTTGTGCGCCCTGCTCGCTCCAACTGATGGCTCCATCGCCCTCGCAGGACTCCCTTTAGCTGGCAAGGAAGCTTCCAAGCGGGGTCGAAAGCGCCGCCAGATAATGCGGCTCCTGCGCCAGCGGGTGGGCTACGTGATGCAGTATCCAGAACACCAGCTCTTTGCCGACACTGTGGCGCAAGATGTGGCATACGGGCCCAGCAATCTCGGATTGAGTCCTGCCCAAGTAAGTGAGAGCGTCGACGATGCACTTGAGCTGCTCGGCATCACCGCCCTAGCTGACCGCTCCCCCTTCGAGCTTTCCGGCGGCCAGCAGCGGCTTGTTGCTATTGCAGGGATTGTGGCCTGCAACCCGCAAGTGCTGGTACTCGACGAAGTTACCGCTAGCTTAGATCCGGCAGCCAGCCAGCGCATTACCGCCCTCTTACGTGAGCTCCACCGCCGCGGTGTCACTATTGTTATGAACACCCACTCCGACCAGGAGGCTCTGGCTCTAGCAGACCAAGCTCTCCTCTTAGAGCAGGGGCGAATCCTAGCAAGCGGACCCGTGCAGCAAGTATTGGAACGCTACCATCAGCTGCTGGCAGATAGCCCCCAGGAAGAAGTGACGCAGGCCAGTCAAGAGAACGATTTGCCTCGCTCGCAAGCCGCAGGCACTAAGGATTTAGCAAAACCCACAGTTTCCCGCACCTCTCCCCCCACCTCTCTCGTGAATCAGCTGGACCCAAGGGCCAAAATTGTAAGCTTCTTACTGATGATGTTTGCCTCATTCTTTATCAGCACACCCGCCCAACTGCTCGCAGGAGCCGCTGTAACGGCAGCCCTTTTCACAGCGGCGCGCGCGCCCATGAAAAGCATGCTCAAATCAGTACGAGTCTTCCTCGCCTTGATACTACTTGTAGTGCCCATCAACCTGTGCTTTACGCAAACCGGTAGGGCTCTCGCCCGCTGGGGGCCACTGCGCGTCACCGACCAAGGCCTATGGATAGCCCTCCTCTACGCCAGCCGCTTCCTACTCATCATCCTTATGGGCGCTCTGCTGGTTGAATCTACAACTCCCACCCAGATGACCGATGCCTTTGAATCCTTACTCAAGCCACTCTCCCGCTGGGGCGTTCACACTGGTGAGATTGCGCTTGTACTGTCGCTAGCCCTGCGCTTCATTCCTACCCTCAGCCAAGAGGTGCACTCAGTGGTCGACGCGCAAGCAGCCCGAGGCGGCTCCATCGAGTCCGGCAGACCCGGGCAACGACTGCGAGCGGCTATAGCCATAGCAGTTCCCGTCTTCGCTGGAGCCCTACGCCATGCCAATAATCTGGGCCAGGCCCTCGATGCTCGCTCATACGAGGGTGGGCGAGGGCGCACCCACTACCGCCGGCTTCAACTACACAGCCGAGACTGGGCGTTTATGGGCCTCGTTGCTGTATATTTGGCCGCTCTGATTGCATTGGGCATCTGGCGGTAA